Part of the Tetragenococcus koreensis genome, AACATACCCGCTCTATAGAATTAAATTTGTTAACATATTATTTTCATGTGACTAGGAAAAGACTAGGCATGGAAAGGTCCATAAAGGGTGCCGTATACACCTTTAAGGATTTTTCCATGCTTTTTTGTTTGTTGGCCCCAAGCAAAAGTTCCTAGAAAATGAAAATTACCATTCTGCAGAAGAGGGATTGTTAGAAATGAAAATCAAAAAGATCTTAAATCAAAATGCTGTATTGGTTGAGGATGATAGGGAAGAAAAAGTAGCCATCGGTAAAGGGGTTGGTTTTGATAAGAAACGAAACGACCTTTTATTTTCCAATGAAGTGGAGCGAATGTTTGTAATGGAACCTGAGGGACAGAAAAAATTACAAAGTTTGCTAAATCAAATCGATGAAAAGTTTTTGTTTGCAGTAGAACATATTGTGGATTACGCAGAAACGGTTCTGATGGAAAAACTAGATGAGCATGTATTGATTGCATTGGCTGACCATATTGCTTTTTCAGCTTCAAATATTCGAAACGGCATTATTATCCGAAACAAGCTGCTGCGAGAAATTGAAATTTTATATAGTGACGAATTCAGTATCGCACAATGGGCGGTCGATTATTTAAATAAGGAATTAAATATCCCTTATACATATGATGAAGCTGGTTATATTGCAATCCATATTCATAGTGGTCGGATGGGCAACCATAATAATCATCAAAGTATCCGAGAAGTCACCATCATTTCAAATATTATTCGTTTAGTTGAAAAAGAATTAGACGTCGATATTCATTCGGAACAAATGTCATTGAACTATTCTCGTTTAGCCAATCATATGCGGTTACTTTTACAACGCTATTACAAACAACAATATGCCGTTTTAGATGATGAGATTGTAAAAATGGTAAAAAGTAAATACCCTGAAAGTTACGAAGTAGCAAAAAAGATACGGGTTTTACTGATTAAAGAATATCAAATATCTACTACAAGTGAAGAATTAGGCTACCTAGCGATTCACATTGAACGCTTGCGTTTAGCCAAACAGACGGAGGAAAAGAAATGAAAGCTTATATGCAACGGATGGGACGTTCGTTAATGCTGCCGGTTGCAACTTTACCAGTTGCTGCACTATTTATGGGGATTGGTTATTGGATTGATCCTAGTGGTTGGGGAGAAAATAATATTATTGCAGCCTTCCTAATACAAGCTGGCGGCACCATCTTAGATAATTTAGGGATTTTATTTGCAGTTGGTATCGCTATAGGGATGGCAAAGGATAAAGATGGCTCTTCTGCTTTAGCAGGATTAGTCGCATTCTTAACACCTATGACTTTGGTCAATTCAGAAGCTGTTGCAACTTTTACAAAAGTTGATATAACAGAGGTAAATGTTGCTTTTGAAGCCATCAATAATGAAAATGTATTTGTTGGGATTGTTGCTGGTTTGGTTGCTGCGGCATTATATAATCGTTTCAATAATGTGAAGTTGCCGATGGCCTTGTCATTTTTTAGTGGGAAACGATCGGTTCCCATTGTAACAGCTGTAGTCATGTCTCTGATTTCAGTCGTGTTCATTTTTGTTTGGCCTACAGTTTACACTGCTTTAGTTACCTTTGGAGAGTTTATTTCTGGCTTAGGGGCATTGGGCGCAGGCCTCTATGGCTTCTTTAACCGTCTCTTAATTCCGACGGGTTTACACCATGCGTTAAACAACGTTTTCTGGTTTAATTTAGCTGGAATTGATGATATTGGTAAATTTTGGGCAAATGACGGAATTAAAGGAATTACTGGGATGTACCAAGCAGGTTTCTTCCCCGTTATGATGTTTGGTTTGCCAGCAGGCGCTCTTGCGATGTATCATACAGCTCGTCCGGAAAAGAAAAAAGAAACAGCTTCATTAATGCTAGCTGCCGCATTTGCTTCTTTTTTTACGGGAGTTACTGAGCCGTTAGAGTTTGCTTTCATGTTTGTTGCATGGCCATTATATGTTGTACACGCTCTTTTAACAGGTCTTTCAATGTTTATTGTGGCAACATTTCAGTGGACAGCCGGGTTTAACTTTAGTGCAGGTTTAGTTGACTTTGTGTTAAGTTTACGCGTGCCAATCGCTAATCAACCTTATATGTTGCTGGTCTTTGGGCTTGTAATGGCTGTCGTTTACTACTTTACTTTCCGCTTTGTTATTACTAAATTTAATTTAATGACGCCTGGCCGAGAAGAAAGTACGAATGAGGAAATGACAGAGGATATTCCTGCAGGCGATGATAAATTTGCAGCATTAGCCCAACGTATTTACGCTGGTTTGGGCAAAGATAACTTAGTAAGTGTTGATAATTGTACGACACGTTTACGTTTACAAGTAAAAGATACACAGGATGTGGACCAAGCTAAAATCAAAGCAACAGGTGTTCCAGGCGTAAAAGCCATTGATAAAAATAATATTCAAATTATTGTCGGAACAGAAGTACAGTTCGTTGCGGATGAGTTGTCTCGTCTTCATACTGGCGCACCCGTGGCTTCTACAGCTAAACCGGTAGAAGCAGTTGAAGAAATTTCTGCCGTTAATGAAGTTTACGCTGCAGCGAACGGAACCGTTATCCCAATGACAGAAGTTTCAGATGATGTTTTTTCACAAAAAATGATGGGCGATGGCTATGCAGTTCTACCAAATAATGGAGAAATTTTTGCTCCTGTTGCGGGTAAGATTACCAATATCTTCCCAACCAAACACGCCTTAGGAATTGAAACAGCAGCTGGCGTAGAAGTGTTATTACACATGGGAATTGATACGGTTACCTTAAAGGGAGAACCATTTAATTTGTATGTAACAGAAAATCAAAAAATAGCTCGAGGACAGCTGCTTGCTAAAATTGATTTAGAGGCTATTGAAAAAGCAGATCGTAAAACAGACATTATCGTTGTCTTTACAAATCCAGATAATATTGCGGATTTAGCAATAGAAGTTGGGGACAAACAAGCAAACGATATTATTGGTTCTGTAGAAGCTAAATAAAAATTAGAACTGGGATAGGGGTTATTTCCCAGCAATGATCCACGAAAGATTACTTACTTCAAGTTTTGGGTTTTTGACTTTTGCGATCGGTAATCGCAGAAGTAATCCGCTAATCATTCGTCACTTTACCATTGCTGGAGACTTTTATCCCAGTTTATTTAAGCAAATATGTAATCGCTAACAACGATTTAAGGGTGATCGCGTAATAAATAGATTAAAACTTAAAAAAGGGGAGATAACATGAATAAAAAAGTGTTCTTTATTTTGTTAACATTTTGCTTCGCAACTTTTCTTTTTAATGGAAAGAGTGTGCATGCAGAAGATGCAGAGGGCTTACTTTACCAAAAGGATGTTACTTATTCAGGAGTAGAAGGGGGCAAGTCAGGTGATGATTGGAATTACCCTCAGTTTGTGGGAGAAAATGCAGTAGACGGGGATCCAACAACCAGATGGTCAGCAGATAAAACAGATGATCAATGGCTGGTTGTAGATATAGGTGAAGAAAAGAAAATCGGAGAGATTATTTTACAATTCCATGCAGAAAGCCCGCAATATGAAATATTAGCCTCAAAAGATGGGGACGATTATCAGTCGATTTATAAAGAAGAGGAAGGAGATAGCGGAAAAGAAGCCGAAAAACATATTGACGTAGACGATGATCTGACTGCACGGTATGTAAAATATCAACAGCATATCATGAAAAATTAGACGCGATTATTGAAACATACGACTTAATAAACTATGACGAGGCGGAAAAAGAGCTAGGAAATGAAAGCGGGGACTACATTACTCCTGTAGAAAAACCGACGCTGACCTCGCAGTTTGGTCAACGTGGAAGCGGATTTCACCGAGGAATCGATTTTGCTGCTGCAAAAGGCACACCGATTAAAGCAGCAAAAAGTGGGAAAGTGATCCAATCAGAATATCATCCCTCTTGGGGAAATTATGTTGCAATTAAACATAGCGATGGTTTAACCACCCTTTATGCGCACTGCAGTCGTAATATTGCCAAGGTGGGACAAACGGTTAAACAAGGGCAAACAATTGCTCTTCTCGGTTCAACAGGGAACAGCACAGGTCCCCATTTGCATTTTGAAGTTAACCGCTCACAAAACTTAGAGCAAAAGCAATTAATGAACCCACTACAAGTATTAAAAGAATAAACGATTCATTGCCAACTAATGCTGGTGATGAGAAAAAGATTGTCACTTTTGTACTCATTGTATGCACATTTGCGACAATCTTTTCTATTTTTATAATGACACTAAGGCAAATCAAGAAAGTATATTTTTCAAATGTTTGGGTCAAAATCAATTTATTACCCGAATATTTGGTTTTATTTATTGTAAGTAGTAATTATAAATAAATTGATAAAGCGTAGCTTATAGGCTGCAATTTGAAGAGGGATAGATAATACGAAGCGTCTGTTTTGCAAAAAATAAGAGAGGAGGTCGAGAAAAATGAGCAAAGTAGATCACTATATTGATCAGTATTCGTAAAATGATCCAAGCTTTAAGCAGGCGATGCGAGAAGAAGATACGATTACCAGCTTGCTCAGATCGTTCGTCAAATTCGTAAAAAAATGGGTTAACGCAACCTAAGTAAGCAGGGTTATCAGACGTTAATCGTGTGACCATTTCAAAAATCGGAAATGCGGACATGAATCCGTCTTTTACACTTGTATCGCGACTTTTAAATAGTATGCAAACAACTATTGAGTTCAAAACGAATAATAATGAAGAATTTTTTATAAGCTCTCTTTCAGCGTTGGGAAAATTTTGCCAGCGCTATTTTTGTGCCAAAAAAAGCCAAGCAGCTTTAGCCGCTTGGCTTTCTAAATCATCATTCACTTTGTTTATCTTCTTGTGTTTCATAGCTGCCTTTATCTTCGCTAAAGAAACGATTATACCGTCTTTTAAAGCGTTCGAAGATGTATTGTACGCCGATTTTAAGTAGGCTGTAAATGGGAATCCCAAATAAAACGCCGACAAAGCCGAGCAAATCTCCCATCACCAGTACGACTAATAAAATCGTAAGGAAGTGTAATTGTAATTTATCCCCCATCACTTGTGGCATTACGAAGTTACCATGGAGCGCTTGAATCACAAACCAAGCAACCACAAAGATCACTGCTTCTAAAAATGATTGTTGGAAAGCAATGATTAAACCAGGGAAAAAGGTAATAAAAGAGCCAATATAAGGCACAAGACTTAAAAGCCCGACTAAAAAGGCCATTACAGTTGCATAATTTAAGCCAATCAACAAGAACGTTCCCCAGTACATTAACCCTAAAACAGCACTGGAAACGAGTTGTCCTTTTAAATAAGCGCTAAGTTGTTCGTCACTTTTTTTGACCAACATTTTGAAATCTTCCCGAAAGTTTGGCGGGACAATTTTTAATACTGATTCAGAGAATTTTTCGGTATCTTTTAATAAGAAAAATGCCAGTACGGGTCCGATAAATAAAGTCATAGCTGTCGCAGATACTGCGGAGAAGACGCTGCCTAAACCAGATAACCCTTTTTGCCAATTGTCGCCTAAGGCTGAAAGAGTGCTTTGAATTAAATCATTTGCTGAACTGGCTAATTCATCCAGTTGGTCTTGGAAAGGTAATTGTCCGACGATCGCGCGGAAATTTTCTTGCACACTATCGAGCATAGAAGGAAATTGTTCTACGAATTCTTGGCCTTCTTGTACCAGTGAACGAATTCCGAAAAATCCCAATACACCAATCAGTAAAACAGCTAAGACATAAATTAAGGTGACCGCCCAAGTACGTGATATTTTCTTTTCTACCCAAGTAACAAAAGGTTTAAATATATAATAAATAATGACAGCGAAAATCATTGGGGGTAGAAATGAGACTAAAATTGTAATAAAAGGGACAAATATAAATGAGACTTTATTCACGAGAAAAATTGCAATGGCACTTAGAATAATTAAACCAAGTACATAATAGGAAGTTTTGCCTCCTAAAAATTGAATGAGTCGATGATGCCGTTTTTGTTCCATACTTTTCCTCCTTGTTAGGAATACAATTATCGCTCATTATAAGGGAAAACTAGCAACTATACAATCAATAACTATTTTTGTAATGAAAAAACTGAGCCCCTTAGCTAAAACTTTTTTGGTAATTAAAAAAGAAACGCGCTTTTTTTGCGTACTTCATTATGTACCAACAAAAATATTAAGGAGGCCTCGTCATTGAAACAAAAAATGCAGTGGAAGTTATTGTGGTTATTTACCATACCGTTAGGATTTAGCACGACAAATTTGGTGGCAGCTGATGAAATTACGATAATGGCAGAACAAGCAGCATTAGTCAAAGAGAAAAGTCAACCGAACGCCCAGCAAATAGAAATAAGCACTGGTAATATCTCACCCTCTAAAGAAAAAACAGAAGATGTGACGTTAAATTTTATTGAACAAATTGGGGAGACTGCGCGTGAAATTGGACAAAAAGAGGACTTGTATGCTTCAGTGATGATCGCACAAGCGACTTTAGAATCGGGCAGTGGACAAAGTCAGCTAAGTCAAGTTCCTTATTTTAATATTTTTGGTATTAAAGGCCAATATGAAGGTCACGGCGTTTCTTTACCAACACAGGAAAGTGATGGAAAGGGTCAAATGTATACTACTCATGCTACTTTTTGCCAATATGAAAACTATGAAGCATCATTAAAGGACTACGCCAAATTAATGAAAAACGGCTTATCTTATGATCCAATATTTTATCAAGGAACTTGGAAAACAGAAACGAGGGACTATACAGAGGCAACACGATTTCTGACCGGCCGTTATGCGACAGACCCTCATTACCAGGAAAAACTAGATAATCTAATTGAAACATATCATTTAACAAAGTATGACGAGGCCAAAAACATTGGAAACGAGGAAAGCGACTATATTCTTCCAACGGATGATGCTATTATTACTTCTACTTATGGCAGGCGTGAGCAAGGATTTCATCGAGGAATTGATT contains:
- the nagE gene encoding N-acetylglucosamine-specific PTS transporter subunit IIBC translates to MKAYMQRMGRSLMLPVATLPVAALFMGIGYWIDPSGWGENNIIAAFLIQAGGTILDNLGILFAVGIAIGMAKDKDGSSALAGLVAFLTPMTLVNSEAVATFTKVDITEVNVAFEAINNENVFVGIVAGLVAAALYNRFNNVKLPMALSFFSGKRSVPIVTAVVMSLISVVFIFVWPTVYTALVTFGEFISGLGALGAGLYGFFNRLLIPTGLHHALNNVFWFNLAGIDDIGKFWANDGIKGITGMYQAGFFPVMMFGLPAGALAMYHTARPEKKKETASLMLAAAFASFFTGVTEPLEFAFMFVAWPLYVVHALLTGLSMFIVATFQWTAGFNFSAGLVDFVLSLRVPIANQPYMLLVFGLVMAVVYYFTFRFVITKFNLMTPGREESTNEEMTEDIPAGDDKFAALAQRIYAGLGKDNLVSVDNCTTRLRLQVKDTQDVDQAKIKATGVPGVKAIDKNNIQIIVGTEVQFVADELSRLHTGAPVASTAKPVEAVEEISAVNEVYAAANGTVIPMTEVSDDVFSQKMMGDGYAVLPNNGEIFAPVAGKITNIFPTKHALGIETAAGVEVLLHMGIDTVTLKGEPFNLYVTENQKIARGQLLAKIDLEAIEKADRKTDIIVVFTNPDNIADLAIEVGDKQANDIIGSVEAK
- a CDS encoding glucosaminidase domain-containing protein, translated to MKQKMQWKLLWLFTIPLGFSTTNLVAADEITIMAEQAALVKEKSQPNAQQIEISTGNISPSKEKTEDVTLNFIEQIGETAREIGQKEDLYASVMIAQATLESGSGQSQLSQVPYFNIFGIKGQYEGHGVSLPTQESDGKGQMYTTHATFCQYENYEASLKDYAKLMKNGLSYDPIFYQGTWKTETRDYTEATRFLTGRYATDPHYQEKLDNLIETYHLTKYDEAKNIGNEESDYILPTDDAIITSTYGRREQGFHRGIDLAVKQGTDIIAAKEGQVTRSEYHPSWGNYVTILHPDGLTTLYAHCKQNLAQAGQIVNQGETIALAGSTGHSTGSHVHFEINRSQNLEQNQLLDPLEVLK
- a CDS encoding M23 family metallopeptidase, translated to MDFAAAKGTPIKAAKSGKVIQSEYHPSWGNYVAIKHSDGLTTLYAHCSRNIAKVGQTVKQGQTIALLGSTGNSTGPHLHFEVNRSQNLEQKQLMNPLQVLKE
- a CDS encoding PRD domain-containing protein; the encoded protein is MKIKKILNQNAVLVEDDREEKVAIGKGVGFDKKRNDLLFSNEVERMFVMEPEGQKKLQSLLNQIDEKFLFAVEHIVDYAETVLMEKLDEHVLIALADHIAFSASNIRNGIIIRNKLLREIEILYSDEFSIAQWAVDYLNKELNIPYTYDEAGYIAIHIHSGRMGNHNNHQSIREVTIISNIIRLVEKELDVDIHSEQMSLNYSRLANHMRLLLQRYYKQQYAVLDDEIVKMVKSKYPESYEVAKKIRVLLIKEYQISTTSEELGYLAIHIERLRLAKQTEEKK
- a CDS encoding AI-2E family transporter; this encodes MEQKRHHRLIQFLGGKTSYYVLGLIILSAIAIFLVNKVSFIFVPFITILVSFLPPMIFAVIIYYIFKPFVTWVEKKISRTWAVTLIYVLAVLLIGVLGFFGIRSLVQEGQEFVEQFPSMLDSVQENFRAIVGQLPFQDQLDELASSANDLIQSTLSALGDNWQKGLSGLGSVFSAVSATAMTLFIGPVLAFFLLKDTEKFSESVLKIVPPNFREDFKMLVKKSDEQLSAYLKGQLVSSAVLGLMYWGTFLLIGLNYATVMAFLVGLLSLVPYIGSFITFFPGLIIAFQQSFLEAVIFVVAWFVIQALHGNFVMPQVMGDKLQLHFLTILLVVLVMGDLLGFVGVLFGIPIYSLLKIGVQYIFERFKRRYNRFFSEDKGSYETQEDKQSE
- a CDS encoding discoidin domain-containing protein, which gives rise to MNKKVFFILLTFCFATFLFNGKSVHAEDAEGLLYQKDVTYSGVEGGKSGDDWNYPQFVGENAVDGDPTTRWSADKTDDQWLVVDIGEEKKIGEIILQFHAESPQYEILASKDGDDYQSIYKEEEGDSGKEAEKHIDVDDDLTARYVKYQQHIMKN